Proteins found in one Coffea eugenioides isolate CCC68of chromosome 5, Ceug_1.0, whole genome shotgun sequence genomic segment:
- the LOC113771633 gene encoding putative disease resistance protein At4g10780: protein MECIGKFATEIWNLAFDKARKYYYLVDNLRSLETKLQRLRNRKTDFESKVKVAERSGTKKRKRAVENWFEEVATVENEFGALKKGIQEGGFLENAISSGKKVEKMDEIVEQLMGQSENFGELCVEAFESRGEPRETTELFGEMFHKGLETILAWLGTNEILRIGIWGMGGVGKTTLAEHIHNHLLENTQFKVYWISVSQDFTVKRLQGDVARRLRHDLSGVNDEGARARRLRDAFEKMEEMVVLMLDDVWEEFRLNSLGIDARNCRLILTTRSEEVCNQMQCHRTFELKTLDTKEAWGLFEWTLGSETSLDGGLKDIAKSITERCDGLPLGIVTVAGSMRGVRDICEWRNTLEDLKACSVGHDKMGKRVFCILEWSFNRLNKCERDCFLYCCLYPEDCCIKREELIDLFIWAELMSKRGSRSKAFDQGQTILNKLIRVCLLEETNDFEGVDCVKMHDLVRDMALRITHGNSKPKRRRDVPRFLVKSLGHEDSIVALEQEEWTQDLRAGSFYSQNSKEIEIPPAWSPNCPKLSTLRLSRISIKEIPDSFFRHMCGLKVLNLSQCVGITELPNCVSDMVNLTALILGGCQGLQFVPPLGKLKQLRDLDLSWTGIWDLPQGWESLINLERLNLNQCWVFRRKIIIPKGTFSQFHRLQRLLLPPYDRVQVMDLEVLNQLEVFIGCLSFTDFYKITRWPKYYNVYINDILTENPFHELEDCGDENPFHELYFHKCKLGRGSNYLPDDMKCLTIEDCEGMGIRCLSDVFKNFIHLSHLSELVIVDSVGIEFLWQLSSTSPRDQLEVSSFSPLCGLEVLRLFWMPNLVGLFYGESEPYLLPAGTFSSLRELRIFECHNMKQLFTVQLLQNLQNLEELIVEDCEGLEKMAGDGNGVGQGEGECIQLTSSGATANVILPKLRLLRLHMLPQLKNICKAAMICYSIDEIVIFGCPNLKRLPLFLSTINGPPSLPSTLHKIRGDKEWWESLQWDNPSAKNALDPLFSTLVG from the coding sequence ATGGAGTGCATTGGAAAATTCGCCACGGAAATTTGGAATTTGGCATTCGACAAAGCAAGGAAGTATTACTATTTGGTTGATAATCTAAGGTCGCTCGAAACGAAGTTGCAAAGATTACGCAACAGGAAAACTGACTTCGAGTCGAAAGTGAAAGTTGCAGAAAGATCAGgtactaagaaaaggaaaagggcgGTTGAGAATTGGTTTGAGGAGGTAGCAACAGTTGAAAATGAATTCGGTGCGTTGAAAAAGGGCATACAAGAGGGTGGATTTCTAGAAAATGCAATTAGCAGTGGAAAAAAAGTGGAGAAAATGGACGAGATTGTAGAGCAACTGATGGGGCAAAGTGAGAATTTTGGTGAGCTTTGCGTTGAGGCTTTTGAGAGCAGAGGTGAGCCACGAGAGACAACAGAATTATTTGGAGAAATGTTTCACAAAGGTCTGGAAACAATCCTGGCATGGTTGGGCACCAACGAGATCTTAAGGATTGGGATATGGGGGATGGGAGGTGTGGGTAAGACTACTTTGGCGGAACACATCCATAATCATCTCCTTGAGAATACTCAATTCAAGGTTTATTGGATTTCTGTCTCCCAAGATTTTACCGTCAAAAGGCTGCAAGGTGACGTTGCTAGACGCCTAAGGCATGATCTGTCAGGCGTCAATGACGAAGGAGCAAGGGCACGTAGGTTGCGTGACGCATTCGAGAAAATGGAGGAAATGGTAGTGCTCATGTTGGATGATGTTTGGGAAGAATTTCGTTTAAACAGCTTAGGGATTGATGCAAGAAATTGCAGACTGATTTTGACTACACGCTCAGAAGAAGTGTGCAACCAGATGCAATGCCATCGCACTTTTGAGTTGAAAACTTTGGACACAAAGGAAGCTTGGGGTTTGTTCGAGTGGACACTTGGCAGCGAGACCTCGCTTGATGGAGGTTTGAAAGATATTGCCAAGTCCATCACGGAAAGGTGTGATGGTTTGCCTCTTGGTATTGTCACAGTGGCTGGAAGCATGAGAGGTGTGAGAGACATCTGTGAGTGGAGAAATACGTTGGAAGACTTGAAAGCATGTTCAGTAGGGCACGATAAGATGGGAAAAAGGGTGTTTTGCATCCTGGAATGGAGTTTCAATCGCCTGAATAAATGTGAAAGGGACTGCTTCCTGTATTGCTGTCTTTATCCGGAAGATTGTTGCATAAAAAGAGAGGAATTAATAGACCTCTTTATTTGGGCAGAGCTGATGTCAAAACGGGGCTCAAGGTCAAAAGCATTCGATCAAGGTCAAACGATATTAAACAAACTGATAAGAGTTTGCTTGCTGGAAGAAACTAACGATTTCGAAGGGGTTGACTGTGTGAAGATGCATGATTTGGTCAGAGACATGGCATTAAGGATCACGCATGGAAACTCCAAACCAAAGAGGAGGAGAGATGTACCACGATTCTTGGTGAAAAGCTTAGGACATGAAGATTCAATAGTAGCACTGGAACAAGAAGAGTGGACACAAGATCTCCGTGCAGGTTCCTTctattcacaaaattccaaagAAATAGAAATTCCACCAGCCTGGTCACCAAATTGTCCTAAGCTCTCAACCTTGCGTCTTTCTCGGATTTCCATTAAAGAAATCCCAGATTCATTCTTTCGGCACATGTGTGGACTTAAAGTTTTGAATCTATCTCAGTGCGTAGGTATAACAGAGTTGCCTAATTGTGTTTCAGACATGGTGAATCTCACTGCCTTGATTTTGGGGGGTTGTCAAGGCCTCCAATTTGTGCCACCGCTGGGAAAGCTCAAGCAATTGAGGGATTTGGATCTATCGTGGACTGGCATTTGGGATTTACCTCAAGGTTGGGAGTCACTAATCAACCTCGAAAGGCTTAACTTGAACCAGTGTTGGGTTTTCAGAAGAAAGATAATAATACCAAAAGGGACATTTTCCCAATTTCACCGTCTTCAACGGCTATTATTGCCACCCTATGATAGGGTACAAGTTATGGATCTAGAAGTGTTGAACCAATTAGAAGTTTTTATAGGATGTTTGTCTTTTACGGACTTCTATAAAATTACTCGGTGGCCAAAATACTATAATGTTTATATCAATGACATCTTAACCGAGAATCCGTTTCATGAACTTGAGGATTGTGGGGACGAGAACCCGTTTCATGAACTGTATTTCCATAAGTGTAAGCTTGGTAGAGGATCGAACTATCTGCCAGATGATATGAAATGTCTGACAATCGAGGATTGTGAGGGCATGGGCATTAGGTGCTTGTCAGATGTTTTTAAGAATTTTATACATTTAAGCCACTTATCTGAATTGGTTATTGTTGATTCAGTTGGAATAGAGTTCCTCTGGCAATTGTCCTCTACTTCTCCACGTGATCAGTTGGAAGTCTCGTCTTTTAGTCCACTCTGTGGTCTTGAAGTGCTACGCCTTTTTTGGATGCCAAATCTGGTTGGTCTTTTTTATGGAGAATCAGAACCATATTTGCTTCCAGCTGGCACCTTTTCTTCCCTTAGAGAATTGAGGATTTTTGAATGTCACAACATGAAGCAGCTATTCACGGTGCAGTTGCTGCAGAACCttcaaaatcttgaagagttaATAGTTGAAGATTGTGAAGGACTGGAGAAGATGGCAGGAGATGGCAATGGAGTAGGGCAAGGAGAAGGAGAATGCATCCAATTGACTTCAAGTGGAGCCACCGCCAATGTCATCCTTCCGAAATTAAGGTTGTTGCGTCTGCATATGCTGCCGCAACTAAAGAACATTTGCAAGGCAGCCATGATCTGCTATTCAATCGATGAGATTGTAATATTCGGTTGTCCAAATTTAAAGAGGCTGCCTTTGTTTCTTTCCACCATCAACGGGCCACCATCTCTTCCTAGCACTCTTCATAAAATCAGGGGAGATAAAGAATGGTGGGAATCGTTACAGTGGGACAATCCTAGtgccaaaaatgcccttgaccCATTGTTTTCCACACTGGTGGGATAA
- the LOC113771632 gene encoding disease resistance protein RFL1-like has translation MDCQRELEVKTLDKNESWDLFKTTLHLKMELPADVEKVAQSVTERCAGLPLGIVAVAGSMKGVTDIREWRNALEQLKACSVGHDEMERDVFPILEWSFNRLNKCERNCFLYCCLYPEDSKLKRKGLIDLFIWAELMQKRNSWSQEFDQGHAILNKLIKVCLLEETRDSKGDDCVKMHDLVRDMALRITHGNSKPNSSRDDVPRFLVKSLGHEDSIVALEQEEWTQDLCAISFYSQNSKGIEIPPAWSPNCPKLSTLLLSYCFIEEIPDSFFRHMCGLKVLNLEGCKGITELPNSVSDMVNLTAFILRDCTCLRSVPPLGKLKQLRDLDLSWTDIEDLPQGWESLVNLESLNLDDCQSLKRKIIPKETFSQFHRLQLLLLPPYVRVQVNDPEVLNQLESFTGCLSFTDFYKITRWPKYYNNVYINDILTEDPSYEFDDYGDQEKQLYFHQCKLGRGSNYLPDDMERMIIEDCEGMGIKCLSDVFKNFINLNHLSELEIIDLVGIEFLWQLSSASPRDQPEDSSFRPLRGLQMLRLTRLPNLVGLFYGESEPSYLLSAGTFSSLKELWISGCHNMKQLFTVQLLQNLQNLEELRVEDCEGLEEIAADGNGVGQGGGEGTQLTSSGGAITMISLPNLRCLSLDMLPQLNNICKAAMICDSIEKIEIFGCPKVKRLPLFLPTINGLPSLPSKLRMITGDKERWESEPLLPTGTHSSLKRMCISRCHNMKQLFTMQLLPNLQNLQELDIEDCKGLEEIAADGNAVGQGEGEGTQLNSSGRATTMISLPNLSCLSLDRLPQLNNICKSAMICDSIEEIKIFDCPKVKRLPLFLPTINGLPSLPSTLRKIKGDKEWWESLEWDYPSAKNALDPFFTAQP, from the coding sequence ATGGATTGTCAAAGAGAacttgaagtgaaaactttggATAAAAATGAATCATGGGATTTGTTCAAAACCACACTCCATCTTAAGATGGAGCTTCCAGCAGATGTAGAAAAGGTTGCGCAGTCCGTCACAGAAAGGTGTGCTGGTTTGCCGCTTGGGATTGTTGCTGTGGCCGGGAGCATGAAAGGTGTGACGGACATCCGTGAGTGGAGAAATGCATTGGAACAATTGAAAGCGTGTTCGGTAGGGCATGATGAGATGGAACGAGATGTGTTTCCCATCCTGGAATGGAGTTTCAATCGCCTGAATAAATGTGAAAGGAATTGCTTCTTGTATTGCTGTCTTTATCCGGAAGACAgtaaattaaaaagaaagggaCTAATAGACCTCTTTATTTGGGCAGAGCTGATGCAAAAACGAAACTCATGGTCGCAAGAATTTGATCAAGGTCACGCGATATTAAACAAACTAATAAAAGTTTGCTTGCTAGAAGAAACTAGAGATTCCAAAGGGGATGACTGTGTGAAGATGCATGATTTGGTCAGAGATATGGCATTAAGAATCACGCATGGAAACTCCAAACCAAATAGTAGCAGAGATGATGTACCACGATTCTTGGTGAAAAGCTTAGGACATGAAGATTCAATAGTAGCACTGGAACAAGAAGAGTGGACACAAGATCTCTGTGCAATTTCCTTctattcacaaaattccaaaggaatagaAATTCCACCAGCCTGGTCACCAAACTGTCCTAAGCTCTCAACCTTGCTTCTTTCTTATTGTTTCATAGAAGAAATCCCAGATTCATTCTTTCGGCACATGTGTGGACTTAAAGTTTTGAATCTAGAAGGGTGCAAAGGTATAACAGAGTTGCCTAATTCTGTTTCAGACATGGTGAATCTCACTGCTTTTATTTTGAGGGATTGTACATGCCTCCGATCTGTGCCACCACTGGGAAAGCTCAAGCAATTGAGGGATTTGGATCTATCATGGACTGATATTGAGGATTTACCTCAAGGTTGGGAGTCACTGGTCAACCTCGAAAGTCTTAACTTGGATGATTGTCAGTCTTTGAAACGAAAGATAATACCAAAAGAGACATTTTCCCAATTTCACCGTCTTCAACTGCTATTATTGCCACCCTATGTTAGGGTACAAGTTAATGATCCAGAAGTTTTGAACCAATTAGAAAGTTTTACAGGATGTTTGTCTTTTACGGACTTCTATAAAATTACTCGGTGGCCAAAATACTATAATAATGTTTATATCAATGACATCTTAACTGAGGATCCGAGTTATGAATTTGATGATTATGGGGACCAGGAGAAACAACTGTATTTCCATCAGTGTAAGCTTGGTAGAGGATCGAACTATCTGCCGGATGATATGGAACGTATGATAATCGAGGATTGTGAGGGCATGGGCATTAAGTGCTTGTCAGATGTTTTTaagaattttataaatttaaacCACTTATCTGAATTGGAAATTATAGATTTGGTTGGAATAGAGTTCCTCTGGCAATTGTCCTCTGCTTCTCCACGTGATCAGCCGGAAGACTCGTCTTTCAGACCACTCCGTGGTCTCCAAATGCTACGCCTCACGAGGTTGCCAAATCTGGTTGGTCTTTTTTACGGAGAATCAGAACCATCATATTTGCTTTCAGCTGGCACCTTTTCTTCCCTCAAAGAATTGTGGATTTCTGGATGTCACAACATGAAGCAGCTATTCACGGTGCAGTTGCTGCAGAACCTTCAAAATCTTGAAGAATTAAGAGTTGAAGATTGTGAAGGACTGGAGGAGATAGCAGCAGATGGCAATGGAGTAGGacaaggaggaggagaaggcaCCCAATTGACTTCAAGTGGAGGAGCCATTACCATGATCAGCCTTCCCAATTTAAGGTGCTTGAGTCTGGATATGCTTCCACAACTGAATAACATTTGCAAGGCAGCCATGATCTGCGATTCAATTGAGAAGATTGAAATATTCGGCTGTCCAAAGGTAAAGAGGCTGCCTTTGTTTCTTCCTACCATCAACGGACTACCATCTCTTCCCAGCAAACTTAGGATGATCACTGGAGATAAAGAACGGTGGGAATCGGAACCATTGCTTCCTACTGGCACCCATTCTTCCCTTAAAAGGATGTGTATTTCTAGATGTCACAACATGAAGCAGCTATTCACAATGCAGTTGCTGCCGAACCTTCAAAATCTTCAAGAATTAGACATTGAAGATTGTAAAGGGCTGGAGGAGATAGCAGCAGATGGCAATGCAGTAGGACAAGGAGAAGGAGAAGGCACCCAATTGAATTCAAGTGGAAGAGCCACTACCATGATCAGCCTTCCAAATTTAAGTTGCTTGAGTCTGGATAGGCTGCCACAACTGAATAACATTTGCAAGTCAGCCATGATCTGCGATTCAATTGAGGAGATTAAAATATTTGATTGTCCAAAGGTAAAGAGGCTGCCTTTGTTTCTTCCTACCATCAACGGACTACCATCTCTTCCCAGCACTCTTCGTAAAATCAAGGGAGATAAAGAATGGTGGGAATCGTTAGAGTGGGACTATCCTAGtgccaaaaatgcccttgaccCATTTTTTACCGCACAGCCTTGA